ACCGCACCATCTGTGCGCATGCCGGCCGACCGCATCCACGGACTCAACACCGCGTACTGGACGCTCGATCACTCGCTGGCCGTACAGGCGACGAGGATCGGCGAGCCGCTTCGGGCGACCGTCCCCTGCTTTCTGATCGAACACCCCGAGGGGCTGGTGCTGTTCGACACCGGGGTGAACCACGGGATGATCGAGGACCCCACGGGCTACGGCGCGCCGCACATGGAGGGGTTCGTCGAGGGGATCGAGCCACAGGGGAGCGTCGACGAACAGCTAGAGGGACTCGGGGTCTCCCCCGAGGAGGTCGACACCGTGATCCTCTCGCACCTCCACGTCGACCACGCGGGCGGGATCGACGCCTTCCCGGAGGCAACGTTCGTCGCGCGGACCGAGGAGCTTCGCTACGCCTGGTGGCCGGAGTCGAGCCAGTGGCTGTTCTACCTCCAGGAGGACTTCGCGTCCCTGCGATCCCCCGAGTTCGAGGTCCGAGAGGTGACCGGGGAGTACGACCACTTCGGCGACGGGAGCGTCGTGGCGTTCCCGACGCCAGGACACACTCCGGGTCACCAGTCGCTCCGGGTCGAGCTAGAGGGGGAGACGGTGATCCTCGCCTCGGACGTCGCGAGCACGCAGACCGGTTTCGACGAGGAGCTCCCCGCGTCGTTCGCGTGGTCGATGTCCGAGTCGGTCGCGTCGATGCGCACGGTGAGACGGATGGCCGAGCAGGGTGCGGACGTGGTCGTCAATCACGATCCCGAACTGGTAGAAGCGCGGATCGATTCTTCGTAGGCTAGACCCGGACCTCCTGCTCCGTCTCCTCGTACTCCGGCGTCCCACCGCTCCCGCCGCCGTACTCCGCGTAGAGGTAGGCACCGAGGTAGCCGCCCAGCGCGCTCAGCCCGACAGTCCAGGCGGCGGCGACGGCGAGGCCGACCAGGACGAACAGACCGATCGCGATCACTCCGCCGGGGTCGAACGCGAACAGTCCGAACCCGACGATCGCGACGAACCCCAGGAGGACCATCGGGACGAGGACGATCGTGCCGGAGAGCGCCCCGCTTCTGAGCCCTTCGCTGGTCGTCCCCTTCTCCAGGTAGGCGGTCACCGCCCCGCCGATGACCGGCGAGACGGCGGTGAACGAGAGCAGGACGGTGACGACCGCGCCGATGATCGCGTTGATCCAGGTGTTCGACTCTGACATACCTGCTATCGTCGATCCGTGCCCAAAGTCGTATCGCCCCCTCGCAAGCGCGCGGTTCATATCCCCTCACGGTCCTACGGGCGACATGGACCCGGCGACCCTGCGCGACGACATGGTCGAGGGGCTCGCCCACGAGACGAAGGGCGTCCTCGACTCCGAGCGGGTCGGACTCGCGATGCGGGCGGTCCCGCGTCACGAGTTCGTCGACGAGCGGGTCGCTTACGAGGACCGCACCTGCGAGGTCGACGGAACGACTGTCCTCTCGCCGAGCCTCGTGACCACGCTGCTCCAGGCGCTCGATCCACGCGACGGGGACGACACGCTCGTCGTCGGCGTCGGTGTCGGGTACACCGCTGCGGTCTGTGCGGAGATCGTCGGCGCGGAGCACGTCCACGCGGTCGACATCTCTCGCCCGATGGTCTACCGCGCCCGGGAGAACCTCGCGGAAGCGGGCTACGGGGCGGTTCTGGTCGATCACAGGGACGGGACCCGTGGCCTCCCGGAGTACGCCCCGTTCGACCGGATCCTCGTCGAGGCCGCCGCGGTCAGGCCGCCCGAGGCGCTCCGTTCACAGCTCTCCCCCGACGGTCGGCTGGTGATGCCCCGGGGGTCGCCGGGCGAACAGTCGCTGGTCGCGGTCTCGGCCGACGGGGAGGCTGAACGGTTCGGTCCGGTCCGGTTCAGACCGCTCCTGCTCGACGGCGAGCAGACGGGCGCACCGGAGCGAAACCGAACCCACCGGGAGGATCGCGAGTTCGCCGAACGGTCGGCAGACCGACGGCACGGCTGGGAGCACGAGTGGATCGACTGGGACCGGTACTAGACCCCTCCGGTCGGGGGCGGCTCTGCGTCGTAGAGCGAGAGGAAGACGACCGCGGCGACGAGCATGAAGCCGGCGGCGACCCAGAACGCGACGAGGAACGAGGCGCCGTCGAGGACGAGTCCGAACGCCGTCGGGCCGACGACCGCCCCGACCTGCCAGGAGACCGACCGCAGCGAGAGGCTCCCGCCGACGGCCTCCTGGTACTCGCCCTCGCGGACGAACAGCGCCATGCTCGTCGGCAGCCGGAGACTGTCGCCGATCCCGAGGATCACGTAGGCGAGAAACAGCGCGAAGAAGGCGGGCGGGATCGGCGTCTCCCGGCCCGCCAGGGTGAGCTCGATCGGGTCGAGAACGAGGGCTGCGGCGGGCGCTAATGGAATCAGCGCGGTCCCGAGGGCGTACGAGAGCGTCCCCACGACGATGAACCACTCGTAGCCGCCGACACGGTCGGCGAACCCGCCGACGTACCCCTGTGCGATCGACTTCGTGAGCTTGCCGCCCGCGAGTACGGCGCCGATCAGCAGCGCAGTCATCGCGAAGTCGGTCCGGGCGTAGATCGGGAGGAAGATGATCACTGACATCTTCCCGAAGCTGAACGCGAAGCGGAAGACGACGAGCGCGAGCACCGCCCGCCGTCGTATCAGGGCGAACAGGGTCTCGATGCCGGTCGCGTCGGACTCGCGTTCGGTCCCGCCGGGCTGCTCGCGAACGAACGCGATCACGCCCGCGGTCGCGACCAGCGAGAGGACGACGAGCACGCCGTAGGTGGTCTGAAACCCGACGAAGAAGAGCAACGCCCCGCCGAGGAGGTCGCCGGCGAGGCTCGAGAACGCGCTCGTCTGGTTGTACGTGCCGACCCAGAGCCCGCGCTCGCCCTCGACAGCGATCGTCCCGACGATCGCCGTCCCGGCGATGTAGACGACGATCGAGCCGACCGCCTGGAAGCCCCGCAGCGCGACGACCTGCGAGATCGAGGTGACGAACGCGAACGCGACGAGCACGAGGACGTTGAGCGCCATCCCGACGACGAGCAGCCGCTTCGCGTCGCCGATGTCGACGTAGCGGCCGACGGGGAGCACCAGCAGCAGTCGGACCGCGGCGTAAACGGTGCCGAAGAGGCCGGCGACGAACCCCGACGCCTCGAAGAGGTCGGCGTAGAGCGCCAGCGCGATGATGATCGTCGCGAACGCCATCCCGCTCGCGACGTTCATCGCCGCGAGCGCGGCGAACTCGGGGTTTCGAAAGAGCGAGAAAGGGCTGCGACCGTTCGAGAGCGAGGGCATTCAGCGTGAGCCGACTCGTCGATCCGCGGTACTCAACGGTTGGATACCGGTGGCTCTCGCCGGAAAAAAGAAAGCCCCTACGGTCGCCCGGTCACTCGAACTCGAACTCGCGCTCTCTCGATCGGGAGCTCGATCGCGAGCGCGGCTTGGAGCCGCCGCTTCCGCCGTCGCCGCTCAGGTACGAGTACGCGAGGTAGAGACCGTAGACCACCGCGGCGATGATCAGGAGCGTGATTGCGAGGCTCACGATCGAGACGAAGATGCTGAAGATCGTCGTGACGATCTGCCAGACGATCCACAGCGCCACGACCGCGAGCAGCGCTCCGCCGGCGTACTTGAGCCACTTGCTCATGCCTTCCCATGGTCGCTGAGCGTACATGAGTGTTCTGAACGGTTTGGGGAGAGAGAACGCTGGCCCTCGCGGGAGCCGGTCCGATCAGGTCTCGATCGCCCGTTCGATCCCCGCCAGGATCCGTTCCCGGTCGGGGAGGTACGCCTCCTCGCGGGCGAACAGCGGGTACGGGACGTCGTAGCCGGCGACGCGCTCGACCGGTGCCTCGAGGTAGAAGAACGCCTCCTCCCCGATCCGGGCGGCCACCTCCGCGCCCATCCCCCCGCTCCGTGGCGCCTCGTGGACGACGACGCAGCGACCGGTCTTCCTGACGGAGTCGGTTATCGTCTCGGTGTCGAGCGGGGAGATGGACCTGGCGTCGATCAGTTCGACGCTCGCGTCGACGGCGCCGGCCGCCCGTCTCGCCTCCCGGAGCATCGCTCCCCACGCGACGACCGTGACGTCCTCGCCGGGATCGACGACGCGGGCCTCGCCGATCGGAACGAGGTGGTCGCCCTCGGGGACCTCCTCGCGGAACGCCCGGTAGATCCGCATCGGTTCGAGAAAGAGCACCGGGTCCGGATCGCGGATCGCGCTCGCCAGCAACCCCTTCGCGTCCGCGGGGCCGGACGGGATCACGACCTTCAGCCCCGGGATGTGGGCGTAGCCGGCCTCGTAGCTCTCGGAGTGGTGTTCGAGCGCCCTGATCCCGCCGCCGTACGGCGTCCGGAGCGTCATCGGACAGGAGAGCGTCCCCCGTGTGCGGCTGTGCAGCCGCGCGACGTGCTGTTGGATCTGGTGGAACGCCTGGAACGCGAAGCCCGAGAACTGGATCTCGGGGACCGGCCGAAGCCCCACCGCGGCGAGACCGACGCCGAGGCCGACGATCCCGGACTCCGCCACCGGCGCGTCGTAGACCCGTTCGGGATACGTCTCGGCGAGCCCCTGGGTCGCCCGGAAGACGCCGCCGTCGACCGCGACGTCCTGGCCGTAGACCACGACCGAGTCGTCGCGCGCGAGCTCCTCCGAGAGCGCCTCGCGCACCGCCTCGACGAGCGTCCGGTTACTCGCCATGCCCGCCTGCCGAGGTGCCGTCCCCGGATGCACCCCCCGGTCCCTCCTCGAACGCCTCCCGCTGACGCTCGACCCACGGGGGGAGGTCGGCGTACGCGTAGTCGAACATCTCCGCGGGATCGACCGAATCGCGCTCGTCCATCGCCCGCTCGATCCCCTCCTCCAGGTCCGCCTCGACCCGCTCCTCGATGGCGGCGATCAGTTCGTCGTCAAGCACTCCCCGTTCACGCAGGTACGTCTCGAACCGATCGATCGGGTCGTAGGCCTCCCAGTCGCGTTCCTCCTCGGGCTCGCGATAGACGGATGGGTCGTCGGCCGTGGTGTGCATCGACCGTCGGTAGGTGATCGCCTCAACGAGTGTCGGCCGGCCCTCTCGGGCGCGCGCGAGCGCCGCGCGCGTCACCGCGTACACCCCGAGGACGTCGTTGCCGTCGACCTGGATCCCCTCGATGCCGGCGGCGATCGCCTTCTGTGCGAGCGTCTCCGCCCGCGACTGCTCCTCCCTGGGCACGGAGATAGCGTACTGGTTGTTCTGACAGAAGAAGACGGTCCGCGCGTCGTAGACGCCCGCGAGGTTGAGCGCCTCGTAGACGTCGCCCTCGCTCGTCGCGCCGTCGCCGAAGTAGACGAGCGAGGCACCCTCCTCGCCCAGCATCGCCTGTCCCCAGCCGATGCCGACGCCGTGCAGCGCCTGCGAGCCGACGGCGATCGACGGCGGCATGGAGCGCGAGCCCTCCGGGACCTCCGCGCCCTCTTCCATCCCCATCGCGTAGCACAGCAGCCGGTCGATCGGCGTCCCCCGGGCGAGGTAGGCCGCGCTCTCCCTGAACGAGGTCGTCATCCAGTCCTCGGCGGCGAGCGCGCTCGCGCTTCCGATCTGGGCCGCCTCCTGGCCGATCGCCGGCGCGTACGTCCCGATCTCGCCCCGACGCTGGAGCGCGATCGCCCGTTCCTCGAACCGCCGCGCGAGCTTCATCAGCCGGTAGAGCTCCTCGAGCCGCTCCTCGCCGAGGTCGGGTTCGAGGTCCGTATCGACGGTTCCCTCGCGATCCAGCACCTGCACGTGATCGACCGTGAACTCCGCGACCGTCTCCCTGGGCATACTCCAACGTTCGCGCCGTGGCGTATAACGGTGTGCTCGTGGGCGAGGCCACTCGGACGTGACGTCCCTCGATCCTCCGGTGGTCGATACGTTCACGTGTTCCGGCGGGCAGATGCGTTCGCCGACGCCCGCGTTCGATGGGGGATACCAGTGGGCCCGCTGATCAGGGGTCGGTGTGGAACCCGTCTCCACCCCCGGCGAATCCCCCTCGTTTCGGATGGAAACGGTTCTCCGACGGCACCGGTGACGCTCCCCTCGATCCCCTCCGTGGATCGACGAGACGTCCGGCGGACCGGGTTCCAGTCGGCCGGTTCGACGACGGTCCACCCCGTCACGCGTCGTTGCCCGTCGACCCGCTCGGACGGTGCGATCGCCGACGATCGCCCGCTTCGAAGTTTCGCCGTATCGATAGATACTAACGTTTAATCACTCAGGAATCGAACCGTTTCGGATCGCTAGGTCCATGAGACTGACACGACTCACGCGGCGCGGGTTCGGCGCGCTGGCGGTCGCCGCCGCGCTGCTCTCGGGACGAACGGAGGGGGACGAAGGGACAGCCGGTCGCGGACGGGACGCAGACGCGACCCTCACCGGGGGAGACGCCCCGCCCGGCAAGAGCATCGGGTTCTACGTCGGCTGCGAACTGACCGACGACGGCTCGACGCTGCTCGGCGGGTTCGGACACGAGCCGTCGAGCCACTGGATCGAGGTCGTCCCGCACCAGGAGCACCCGGAGGGCGCCACGACCACGGTGGGCGTCACCGAGGACGCCGACATCCCGGGCGAACCGATCGAGATCCCGCAGGCAGCGGAGACCAACAAGTACGTCGCCTCGATGTACTCGGAGTTCGCCGGCTTCCCGCCGCCGCTGACCAACGGCGGGCTCAACGAACACGGGGTCGCCGCCCGGGACATCTGGTCGCCGTCGCGGCCGGAACTGGTCGAGATGGCCGAGGAGGCCGCGCCGCAGGAAGGTCCGCAGTACTCGGACCTCACGAAGGCGGCGATGGAGCGTGCAGAGAGCGCCCGGGAGGCCGTCGAGGTGGTCGGCGGGCTGATGGACGAGCACGGCTACTCGACGTACGGCGGGAACTCGCACTTGTTCGCCGACGCGACCGAGGGCTGGGTGTTCATCAACTACGCCCACCCCGACGGCGACCTGTGGGCCGCCGAACGCCTCGCCCCGGACGAGGTGCGGGTCTCCTACCCCGGCTACATCCTCGAGTTCCCGGTCGACCACGAGGACGACCCCGACTTCGAGGGCTCCGACGCGCTGGTGGGCTTCGCCGAGGAGCAGGGCTGGTGGGACGGCGAGGGCGACACCCTGAACCTGCACGAAGTGCTCGGCGTCGGCGAATTCCCCGCCGAGGAGGAGGAGTACTTCTACCCCGAGTTCTACCAGGGCGCTCGCCACCCGCTCGAACGCGAGGCGGAGCTCGAGGAGCTCGCGCCCGTGAGCCTCGAGGACGTGCTCGCGCTGGTCCGAGACCCCCGCTGGTCGACCGACTTCGCCGGCTACGGGCAGGTCGCGCACCTCCGTCCCGACGTCCACCCGGAGCTCCAGGCGCTCTGGACCGCGGTGACGAGCGCGATCACCACGCCGTTCGTGCCGATCCCGATCGGTGCCGAGGAGGTCCCCGTCGAGTTCCGACAGCACCGCTACACGACGTCGAACGCCGCGGGTAACTTCCTCGATCGGGACTGGCAGCTCCAGGAGGCGACCCGGTACGCGACCCGGGAGTTCAAGCGGCTGCTCTACTTCACCGCCGACCGGCCCGAGGAGTTCTACACCGACGTCGTCGGCGCGATCGAGGGGTTCGAGCACGAACTGCTCGACGAGCGAGCGGCGATCGAGGCGGAGGCCCGGGAGCTGTTCGAGGCCGGCGACCAGGAGGTCGCGCGGGAGCTACTCACGGAGAACGTCGACGAGCGGCTGCTGGACAGCCTCCGGCTCGGCATGGAGCTCACCGACGAGGTCGAAGCCGAGACCCGCGAGCGCTTCGGGATTCGCGAGCCGGAGGGTCGCGAGGAGGAGGGCGAGACCACCCCGCCCGCCAGCCAGGACATGGCCGAGGGGGCGTGGGGCGACATGGTCCACGCCTACGACGACGAGCTGCACGCGGGGTATCCCCGAGAACACGGCGCGTACACCGACGGCGACTGAGTGCTTCTGGCTCGCTTTAGCACTGAGTGCGCTCGTCGCCAGCTCTCCTCCTGGTCTCGATTCCCCTCACTCTCCCATCTACCCGGGCAGGAACGCTCGAGGTGTTTGGTAGGCCTCTGGTCGGTCTTCGCGGTCCTCGAGTACCCGAAGGGAGCCCGGTCACACGCGCTGGCCGGGAAAGTTCACAGTTTCGGATCGAACCGGATCCGTCCGTCGCGAACGGCGGCGCTTGGAAGGGCGCGGAGGACACCTTCCTCGTCCTCGAAGCGTCCCCCGGCTTCTGGAGCCGGGACGACGCTGATCCATTCGGCTGGTGACGTGACCGGGACGCCGAGGTTTCGGACCCCGTCCGGGATACCCCGTACCGTGGATGTGGAGGTGCAGTTGTACACCCGATCCACGGGTCCCTCGCGTCGTTCTCGGTCCGCAAACGCCCTCCGGCTTGCCTCGTAGCTGTCCTGGCAGCGCCGGCCACGGCGGCCGCAGTAGCTCCCTCGACATCGCACGATCAGCTCGACGTCCTCTCGGTCGTGCACGATGGCGAAGCCGTCGCCTACGAACGTGAGTTCGGAAAAGCGCCCGAGGCGGGATTTGAACCCGCGTCACGACCGTGACAGGGTCGTATGATAGGCCACTACACCACCCGGGCAGGACGCATCTCTCCCTTTCCGACTGCCGGATATAAGCCTTTCCAAACGGCCGGTCGTGTGGGTCTCGACCCCAAAGCGATATACGCTTTCGTCACCTCCGGGCGAGTATCGACACGACTCACCCGTCGATGATGGCCCCGGAACTGGGGACGGAGTGAGCGTCCGCTTCGCCGCGTTTGGGAACTCTTAAATGGCCGGCTCCTATAGGAGTCTGTAGTATCTCGTAACAGCCATCGAGGCGATTCTCTACAGGCCGAGACACATGGACGTAAGCCAACACACGCTGGTACCCGAGCACACCGTCATGGACGAGGAGTCGATCCAGACGGTACTCGACGAGTACGGCATCAAACCGACCGATCTACCGAAGATCAAACGCACGGATTCCGCGCTTCCCGACGACGCCGAGGTGGGCGACGTCATCCGGATCGAGCGCGAGTCACGCACGACCGACCGGGCGGTCGTCTATCGGCTGGTGATAGAGTGAGCGTCAGCCGAGAGGAGCGACGGCGACTCTCCCGGGAGTACTTCTCCCGAGAGCGCCTCGCCGAACACCACTTCCGCTCGTTCAACGACTTCCTCCGCCGGGGGATGCAGGAGGTCGTCACCGAGAAGGCGACGATCGACACCGACATCGGCGACAAGGAGGGCGAAGAGCCCGTCTACGTCGAACTCGGCGACGTCCGCGTGGTCACCCCGAGGGTCAGGGAGGCCGACGGATCGGAAGAACTGCTCTACCCGCAGGAGGCGAGGCTCAGGAACATCACCTACGCCGCGCCGGTGTTCATGGAGATGTCGATCGTCAAGGGTGGCGAGGAGGAAGAAGAGCGGGTCGTCGACTCGACGGAGACGAAGGTCGGGACGATGCCGGTGATGGTCGGCTCCGAGAAGTGTAACATCGACGGCTTCACCGACGAGGAACTGATCGACATCGGCGAGGACCCGAAGGACCCCGGCGGCTACTTCATCATCAACGGCTCCGAGCGCGTGCTGATGACCAGCGAGGACCTCGCGCCGAACAAGATCTTAGCGGAGTACGACTCGCGCTACGGCGACGAGATCCAGGTCGCGAAGACCTTCTCCCAGCGCCGGGGCTACCGCGCGCTCGTGCTCTGCGAGCGCGGTCGCGACGGCCTGCTCGAGGTCTCGTTCCCGAGCGTCTCGGGCTCGATCGAGTTCGTCACGCTGGTCAGGGCGCTCGGGCTCGAGTCCGACGAGGAGATCGTCCACCGGGTCTCGGACGACCCGGACATCGTGAAGTTCATGCTGGAGAACTTAGAGGAGGCGGAGGTCCAGACCACCGAGGAGGCGATCGAGACGCTCGGCCAGCGCGTCGCCTCGGGCCAGGGCAAGAACTACCAGTTGAAACGCGCGAACTACGTCATCGACCGGTACCTGCTCCCGCACCTCCACGAGGAGGGCGTCGAGGAGGAGGAGGTACGGATCAACAAAGCGTACTATCTCTGCCGGATGGCCGAGGCGTGTTTCGAACTCGCGCTCAAACACCGCGACTCCGACGACAAGGACCACTACGCGAACAAGCGGCTGAAGGTCTCGGGCGACCTGATGAAGGACCTGTTCAGGACGGCGCTGAACAAGCTCGCCCGCGACGTGAAGTACCAGCTCGAGCGGGCGAACATGCGAAACCGCCAGCTATCGGTGAACACGGTGGTCAGAAGCGACGTGCTGACCGAGCGGCTCGAACACCCGATCGCGACCGGCAACTGGGTCGGCGGGCGCTCGGGCGTCTCGCAGCTCGTCGACCGAACCGACTACATGGGCGTCCTCTCCCACCTCCGGCGGCTTCGATCGCCGCTCTCGCGCTCGCAGCCACACTTCGAGGCGCGCGACCTCCACGCGACGCAGTGGGGCCGGATCTGTCCCTCGGAGACGCCCGAGGGGCCGAACTGCGGGCTGGTGAAGAACTTCGCCCAGGCGATGGAGCTGACACAGGACATCGAGGACG
This region of Halalkalicoccus sp. CGA53 genomic DNA includes:
- a CDS encoding N-acyl homoserine lactonase family protein; its protein translation is MPADRIHGLNTAYWTLDHSLAVQATRIGEPLRATVPCFLIEHPEGLVLFDTGVNHGMIEDPTGYGAPHMEGFVEGIEPQGSVDEQLEGLGVSPEEVDTVILSHLHVDHAGGIDAFPEATFVARTEELRYAWWPESSQWLFYLQEDFASLRSPEFEVREVTGEYDHFGDGSVVAFPTPGHTPGHQSLRVELEGETVILASDVASTQTGFDEELPASFAWSMSESVASMRTVRRMAEQGADVVVNHDPELVEARIDSS
- a CDS encoding DUF5518 domain-containing protein — encoded protein: MSESNTWINAIIGAVVTVLLSFTAVSPVIGGAVTAYLEKGTTSEGLRSGALSGTIVLVPMVLLGFVAIVGFGLFAFDPGGVIAIGLFVLVGLAVAAAWTVGLSALGGYLGAYLYAEYGGGSGGTPEYEETEQEVRV
- a CDS encoding protein-L-isoaspartate O-methyltransferase family protein, with protein sequence MDPATLRDDMVEGLAHETKGVLDSERVGLAMRAVPRHEFVDERVAYEDRTCEVDGTTVLSPSLVTTLLQALDPRDGDDTLVVGVGVGYTAAVCAEIVGAEHVHAVDISRPMVYRARENLAEAGYGAVLVDHRDGTRGLPEYAPFDRILVEAAAVRPPEALRSQLSPDGRLVMPRGSPGEQSLVAVSADGEAERFGPVRFRPLLLDGEQTGAPERNRTHREDREFAERSADRRHGWEHEWIDWDRY
- a CDS encoding MFS transporter produces the protein MPSLSNGRSPFSLFRNPEFAALAAMNVASGMAFATIIIALALYADLFEASGFVAGLFGTVYAAVRLLLVLPVGRYVDIGDAKRLLVVGMALNVLVLVAFAFVTSISQVVALRGFQAVGSIVVYIAGTAIVGTIAVEGERGLWVGTYNQTSAFSSLAGDLLGGALLFFVGFQTTYGVLVVLSLVATAGVIAFVREQPGGTERESDATGIETLFALIRRRAVLALVVFRFAFSFGKMSVIIFLPIYARTDFAMTALLIGAVLAGGKLTKSIAQGYVGGFADRVGGYEWFIVVGTLSYALGTALIPLAPAAALVLDPIELTLAGRETPIPPAFFALFLAYVILGIGDSLRLPTSMALFVREGEYQEAVGGSLSLRSVSWQVGAVVGPTAFGLVLDGASFLVAFWVAAGFMLVAAVVFLSLYDAEPPPTGGV
- a CDS encoding alpha-ketoacid dehydrogenase subunit beta, which translates into the protein MASNRTLVEAVREALSEELARDDSVVVYGQDVAVDGGVFRATQGLAETYPERVYDAPVAESGIVGLGVGLAAVGLRPVPEIQFSGFAFQAFHQIQQHVARLHSRTRGTLSCPMTLRTPYGGGIRALEHHSESYEAGYAHIPGLKVVIPSGPADAKGLLASAIRDPDPVLFLEPMRIYRAFREEVPEGDHLVPIGEARVVDPGEDVTVVAWGAMLREARRAAGAVDASVELIDARSISPLDTETITDSVRKTGRCVVVHEAPRSGGMGAEVAARIGEEAFFYLEAPVERVAGYDVPYPLFAREEAYLPDRERILAGIERAIET
- the pdhA gene encoding pyruvate dehydrogenase (acetyl-transferring) E1 component subunit alpha; its protein translation is MPRETVAEFTVDHVQVLDREGTVDTDLEPDLGEERLEELYRLMKLARRFEERAIALQRRGEIGTYAPAIGQEAAQIGSASALAAEDWMTTSFRESAAYLARGTPIDRLLCYAMGMEEGAEVPEGSRSMPPSIAVGSQALHGVGIGWGQAMLGEEGASLVYFGDGATSEGDVYEALNLAGVYDARTVFFCQNNQYAISVPREEQSRAETLAQKAIAAGIEGIQVDGNDVLGVYAVTRAALARAREGRPTLVEAITYRRSMHTTADDPSVYREPEEERDWEAYDPIDRFETYLRERGVLDDELIAAIEERVEADLEEGIERAMDERDSVDPAEMFDYAYADLPPWVERQREAFEEGPGGASGDGTSAGGHGE
- a CDS encoding C69 family dipeptidase — encoded protein: MRLTRLTRRGFGALAVAAALLSGRTEGDEGTAGRGRDADATLTGGDAPPGKSIGFYVGCELTDDGSTLLGGFGHEPSSHWIEVVPHQEHPEGATTTVGVTEDADIPGEPIEIPQAAETNKYVASMYSEFAGFPPPLTNGGLNEHGVAARDIWSPSRPELVEMAEEAAPQEGPQYSDLTKAAMERAESAREAVEVVGGLMDEHGYSTYGGNSHLFADATEGWVFINYAHPDGDLWAAERLAPDEVRVSYPGYILEFPVDHEDDPDFEGSDALVGFAEEQGWWDGEGDTLNLHEVLGVGEFPAEEEEYFYPEFYQGARHPLEREAELEELAPVSLEDVLALVRDPRWSTDFAGYGQVAHLRPDVHPELQALWTAVTSAITTPFVPIPIGAEEVPVEFRQHRYTTSNAAGNFLDRDWQLQEATRYATREFKRLLYFTADRPEEFYTDVVGAIEGFEHELLDERAAIEAEARELFEAGDQEVARELLTENVDERLLDSLRLGMELTDEVEAETRERFGIREPEGREEEGETTPPASQDMAEGAWGDMVHAYDDELHAGYPREHGAYTDGD
- a CDS encoding DNA-directed RNA polymerase subunit H, with product MDVSQHTLVPEHTVMDEESIQTVLDEYGIKPTDLPKIKRTDSALPDDAEVGDVIRIERESRTTDRAVVYRLVIE
- a CDS encoding DNA-directed RNA polymerase subunit B'', with the protein product MSVSREERRRLSREYFSRERLAEHHFRSFNDFLRRGMQEVVTEKATIDTDIGDKEGEEPVYVELGDVRVVTPRVREADGSEELLYPQEARLRNITYAAPVFMEMSIVKGGEEEEERVVDSTETKVGTMPVMVGSEKCNIDGFTDEELIDIGEDPKDPGGYFIINGSERVLMTSEDLAPNKILAEYDSRYGDEIQVAKTFSQRRGYRALVLCERGRDGLLEVSFPSVSGSIEFVTLVRALGLESDEEIVHRVSDDPDIVKFMLENLEEAEVQTTEEAIETLGQRVASGQGKNYQLKRANYVIDRYLLPHLHEEGVEEEEVRINKAYYLCRMAEACFELALKHRDSDDKDHYANKRLKVSGDLMKDLFRTALNKLARDVKYQLERANMRNRQLSVNTVVRSDVLTERLEHPIATGNWVGGRSGVSQLVDRTDYMGVLSHLRRLRSPLSRSQPHFEARDLHATQWGRICPSETPEGPNCGLVKNFAQAMELTQDIEDESRLKRELASMGVRGLPGIEQRRAEADD